From Coturnix japonica isolate 7356 chromosome 3, Coturnix japonica 2.1, whole genome shotgun sequence, the proteins below share one genomic window:
- the LOC107312247 gene encoding uncharacterized protein LOC107312247 yields MDTFWGICFFLRLEDVILYCMLWITLILSLLVFILTLWKWKGGRPRWYCCRDNVENNRAADLHNALQYSRTLSSTIPDMADIRAAFRQMQRRLKILHRRLQIAIMEMSEDANDFSCCDSSLTSMKAAENSSSSRESLDVRGSKSLTSNVAVGARSPSEVSLSSRTDESLTPVEAMGAVCSSRASPSWNDSSLADDAATEAGCSSGALLALPREGYCTSVSEHEGSCMEQLTLSTPPPLLGAASGHAATAQPGLMLSDALEPQKAQESSAPQMEVVPRVWKPLLLDEAVKRQLEQHLVKLQIQRCFGLPEKVLASYKMFSETNQELQDCHPSPHRHTVEPYRSPFLCWNRHACTRKRAVKPPGSKKKSIAPVKKCTRGTQMPAYSLSAFMIVAGEYPQEDLVRSQTSGTCRRIVRSSRKAIKKICPVSFTEEKGTMTEEDDLGPSFSILQEQTVPQIEGAPLENAGQDTEIPTVPSGGNTGVQELSQGRTAPAGNNAPQIEEALSKDTATTMPPPQHHGGTSLEETLKALIDFYRVGTRAENQVNQLLASWLEQSQDDAGHRSSEPAADCPIATLCRTQKDTQNGKGLRQDRVRPRRLCPKCSEAQGHGAPGREGTWTSAPLASAAAGTGGDEAVGEKHPSGEGAKSDQGQNQTADAAQQPVGARIYRYMISITTVQQRTLLFQQAPTRTSLSQAQQLPKCQSATDRSSVTGTPSLPSCYGCITPILLCLQRAWAKLLDAGKALCSKIRKKGSEEPQGRGPAMDSRVSPRD; encoded by the exons ATGGATACTTTCTGGGGAATCTGCTTCTTCCTCAGACTGGAGGATGTTATCCTCTATTGTATGCTCTGGATCACGCTGATCCTATCGTTGCTTGTATTCATTTTGACTTTGTGGAAGTGGAAG GGTGGGAGGCCAAGGTGGTACTGCTGCAGAGACAACGTGGAGAATAACAGAG CTGCGGACCTCCACAATGCTCTACAGTACTCGAGGACACT ctcttccacaATACCAGATATGGCAGATATACGTGCAGCATTCCGTCAAATGCAGAGAAGACTTAAGATACTACACAGACGCTTGCAAAT TGCAATCATGGAGATGTCAGAAGACGCCAATGACTTCTCTTGCTGTGACAGCTCTCTCACTTCCATGAAGGCAGCAGAAAACTCCAGCTCTTCGAGGGAGTCTCTTGATGTGAGGGGGAGCAAGTCCCTCACCTCCAATGTGGCAGTGGGAGCCCGCAGCCCCTCAGAGGTCTCCCTGTCCTCTAGGACTGATGAGTCCCTCACGCCTGTCGAGGcaatgggagctgtgtgctcttCAAGGGCCTCTCCATCCTGGAACGACAGCTCCCTTGCTGACGATGCAGCAACAGAAGCTGGCTGCTCTTCGGGAGCCCTTCTGGCCCTTCCCAGGGAAGGCTACTGTACTTCTGTCAGTGAGCATGAAGGCAGCTGCATGGAACAGCTAACCCTGAGCACTCCTCCTCCTTTGCTTGGAGCAGCTTCGGGTCATGCTGCCACAGCCCAGCCGGGCCTCATGCTTTCGGATGCACTTGAGCCCCAAAAAGCGCAGGAAAGCTCAGCCCCTCAGATGGAGGTGGTGCCCAGAGTGTGGAAGCCGCTGCTCCTGGATGAGGCTGTGAAaaggcagctggagcagcacctgGTAAAACTGCAGATACAGCGGTGCTTTGGGCTACCAGAGAAGGTTCTGGCCTCCTACAAGATGTTCTCAGAGACCAACCAGGAGCTACAAGACTGCCATCCTTCTCCACACAGGCACACTGTGGAGCCCTACCGCTCGCCCTTCCTGTGCTGGAACAGGCACGCTTGCACCAGGAAGAGGGCAGTGAAGCCTCCTGGCTCAAAGAAAAAGTCCATAGCCCCTGTGAAAAAGTGCACAAGAGGAACACAGATGCCTGCCTACTCTCTGTCAGCTTTCATGATAGTGGCAGGAGAGTATCCTCAGGAAGATCTGGTGAGATCCCAGACGAGTGGGACATGTAGAAGAATAgttagaagcagcagaaaagccatAAAGAAGATCTGTCCTGTCAGCTTCACAGAGGAGAAGGGCACTATGACAGAAGAGGATGATCTTGGTCCCTCCTTTTCCATCCTGCAAGAGCAGACAGTGCCACAGATAGAGGGAGCTCCTCTGGAGAATGCAGGACAGGACACTGAGATCCCCACCGTGCCCAGCGGGGGCAACACAGGGGTCCAGGAGCTGTCACAAGGCAGGACTGCTCCTGCAGGAAATAATGCCCCACAGATTGAAGAGGCTTTGAGTAAGGACACTGCCACAACTATGCCACCACCTCAACACCATGGAGGGACCAGCCTGGAAGAGACACTCAAAGCACTTATAGACTTCTACAGGGTCGGCACAAGGGCTGAAAACCAGGTGAACCAGCTGCTGGCTTCCTGGCTGGAGCAGTCCCAGGACGATGCTGGGCACAGAAGTTCGGAGCCAGCAGCTGACTGTCCCATTGCCACACTGTGCAGAACACAGAAAGACACACAGAATGGTAAGGGACTCAGGCAGGACAGAGTGAGGCCCAGAAGGCTCTGCCCCAAGTGCAGCGAAGCCCAAGGACATGGTGCGCCTGGCAGAGAAGGCACCTGGACTTCAGCTCCACTTGCAagtgcagctgcaggcacaggaggGGACGAGGCAGTGGGCGAGAAACATCCATCTGGGGAAGGGGCCAAAAGCGATCAAGGCCAGAATCAGACTGCTGATGCTGCCCAGCAGCCAGTGGGGGCCCGTATCTACAGATATATGATATCGATCACTACAGTCCAGCAGAGGACGCTTCTGTTCCAGCAGGCCCCTACCAGGACCTCACTGtcacaagcacagcagctgcccaaATGTCAGTCAGCCACGGACAGGAGCTCAGTGACAGGCACACCATCTTTGCCAAGCTGCTATGGCTGCATCACCCCCATCCTCCTTTGCCTCCAGAGGGCATGGGCCAAGCTTCTAGATGCAGGCAAAGCCCTATGTTCCAAAATCAGGAAGAAGGGAAGTGAGGAGCCCCAAGGAAGAGGACCAGCCATGGACAGCCGAGTCTCGCCTCGGGATTAA
- the LOC107312244 gene encoding uncharacterized protein LOC107312244, translated as MADIRAAFRQMQRRLKILHRRLQIAIMEMSEDANDSSCSDSSLTSMKAAENSSSSRESLDVRGNKSLTSNMAVGARSSSEVSLSSRSDESLTPVETMGAVCSSRASPSWNDSSLADDAATEAGCSSRALLALPREGYCTSVSAHEGSCMEQLTLSTPPLLGAASGHAATVQPDLMLSDALEPQEAQESSAPQMEVVPRVWKPLLLDEAVKRQLEQHLVKLQIQRCFGLPEKVLASYKKFSETNQEPQDCHPSPHSNNVEPYRSPFLCWNRHARTRKRAVKPPGSKKKSIAPVKKCTRGTQMPAYSLSAFMIVAEEYPQEDLVKSQMSRIHSRTVRSSRKARKKICPVSFTEEKGTVTEEDDLGPSFSILKEQTVPQIEGAPLQKAGQDTEIPTVPSGGNTGVQELSQGRTAPAGNNAPQIEEALSKDTATAVPPPQHHEGTSLEETLRALTDFYRVGTRAENQVNQLLASWLEQSQDDAGHRSSEPAADCPIATLCRTQKDTQNGKGLRQDRVRPRRLCPKCCEAQGRGVLGREGTWTSAPLASAAAGTGGDEAVGEKHPSGERAKNQGQNQTADAVQQPMRARIYRYFVSITTVQQRCQFQPRTGSVDRHTSLQAAAMVIPFLLCRQSPMFQNQEEGK; from the exons ATGGCAGATATACGTGCAGCATTCCGTCAAATGCAGAGAAGACTTAAGATACTACACAGACGCTTGCAAAT TGCAATCATGGAGATGTCAGAAGACGCCAATGACTCCTCTTGCAGTGACAGCTCTCTCACTTCCATGAAGGCAGCAGAAAACTCCAGCTCTTCGAGGGAGTCTCTTGATGTGAGGGGGAACAAGTCCCTCACCTCCAATATGGCAGTGGGAGCCCGCAGCTCCTCAGAGGTCTCCCTGTCCTCAAGGAGTGATGAGTCCCTCACGCCTGTCGAGAcaatgggagctgtgtgctcttCAAGGGCCTCTCCATCCTGGAACGACAGCTCCCTTGCTGACGATGCAGCAACAGAAGCTGGCTGCTCTTCGAGAGCCCTTCTGGCCCTTCCCAGGGAAGGCTACTGTACTTCTGTCAGTGCGCATGAAGGCAGCTGCATGGAACAGCTAACCCTGAGCACTCCTCCTTTGCTTGGAGCAGCTTCGGGTCATGCTGCCACGGTCCAGCCGGACCTCATGCTTTCGGATGCACTTGAGCCCCAAGAAGCGCAGGAAAGCTCAGCCCCTCAGATGGAGGTGGTGCCCAGAGTGTGGAAGCCGCTGCTCCTGGATGAGGCTGTGAAaaggcagctggagcagcacctgGTAAAACTGCAGATACAGCGGTGCTTTGGGCTACCAGAGAAGGTTCTGGCCTCCTACAAGAAGTTCTCAGAGACCAATCAGGAGCCACAAGACTGCCATCCTTCTCCACACAGCAACAATGTGGAGCCCTACCGCTCGCCCTTCCTGTGCTGGAACAGGCACGCTCGCACCAGGAAGAGAGCAGTGAAGCCCCCTGGCTCAAAGAAAAAGTCCATAGCCCCTGTGAAAAAGTGCACAAGAGGAACACAGATGCCTGCCTACTCTCTGTCAGCTTTCATGATAGTGGCAGAAGAGTATCCTCAGGAAGATCTGGTGAAATCCCAGATGAGCAGGATACATAGCAGAACAgttagaagcagcagaaaagccagaaagaagATCTGTCCTGTCAGCTTCACAGAGGAGAAGGGCACTGTGACAGAAGAGGATGATCTTGGTCCCTCCTTTTCCATCCTGAAAGAGCAGACAGTGCCACAGATCGAGGGAGCTCCTCTGCAGAAGGCAGGACAGGACACTGAGATCCCCACCGTGCCCAGCGGGGGCAACACAGGGGTCCAGGAGCTGTCACAAGGCAGGACTGCTCCTGCAGGAAATAATGCACCACAGATAGAAGAGGCTTTGAGTAAGGACACTGCCACAGCTGTGCCACCACCTCAACACCATGAAGGGACCAGCCTGGAAGAGACACTCAGAGCACTTACAGACTTCTACAGGGTCGGCACAAGGGCTGAAAACCAGGTGAACCAGCTGCTGGCTTCCTGGCTGGAGCAGTCCCAGGACGATGCTGGGCACAGAAGTTCAGAGCCAGCAGCTGACTGTCCCATTGCCACGCTGTGCAGAACACAGAAAGACACACAGAATGGTAAGGGACTCAGGCAGGACAGAGTGAGGCCCAGAAGGCTCTGCCCCAAGTGCTGCGAAGCCCAAGGACGTGGTGTGCTTGGCAGAGAAGGCACCTGGACTTCAGCTCCACTTGCaagtgcagcagcaggcacaggagGGGACGAGGCAGTGGGCGAGAAACATCCATCTGGGGAAAGGGCCAAAAATCAAGGCCAGAATCAGACTGCTGATGCTGTCCAGCAGCCAATGAGGGCTCGTATCTACAGATACTTTGTATCAATCACTACAGTCCAGCAGAGATGTCAGTTTCAGCCACGGACAGGCTCAGTTGACAGGCACACATCTTTGCAAGCTGCTGCTATGGTGATCCCCTTCCTCCTTTGCAGGCAAAGCCCTATGTTCCAAAATCAGGAAGAAGGGAAGTGA